From the genome of bacterium:
ATACTCCTTTTAAGTTACCGTCAAAATTAAAGAATACTCTTGTGTTCTTATCAAGCCCATACTTTTTTGATGGCTTAAAATCTTCTGCATACCTAACAATATCTGATATCCTTAAAAGGTCCATTGTTCCATCAAACGGACCTATAGTCACATTCTGTTCTTCTTTTGAAAGTTTAAAAGATTTACTATTTTTTATAGAGTTTAACCCTAAATGTGTATAATTAAAATTGATTCTGCTCCCATTCACAAAAGTGGTAAGTTCGCCGTCCATATTTTTTTCACCCTCTTTAACATCCCAAGTAAAAGCGAGGTGAACCCATTCATCTCTTTTTAGAAAACATCTTCCTTGAAAACCCAACTTAAACTGCCCTGTTTTTTCAGGTAAAATCTCAGTTCTTAAAACACTGTCTATATTTCTTATTGTTGGAAAAAATTTATATCTGTGGTTTACTGCAACATTTGGACCTTTAACAAAGTTTGTATAAATTAGTTGCCAATGTTTTATAGGTGTTTCGTAATTTGAGCGATCAGATTTGAACCAGAACTCAATCGTTCCTTTTTTAACTGGAAAAAACTCATACCCTTCATTTCCTGCTACCTCTTCACCTCTACTAAAAGAGATTTTGCTGTTTTGGGAAAGATGTAATGCCCTGCCAGTTAAGCCATTGACAAATTCCACAGGAGAAAATTCAACAACTTCCTCTTTTGTTTTAACAAATTTCTCGGGAGCAACTTCAGGAAGTAAGGAAGCCGAACCAAACGAAACTATTGGTTCCACATTGATTAGGCGAACAAAAGAAGGCGCACAAGTGCCACGAATATTGTATATGCAAGGTTCAATGCTCCAGACGCCAGGTTTACCTTCCACAGAAATATTCTGCCTCCCAATATTATCATCTGACATATCAAGAGCTACAGAGCCATCAGGCCTTCTGATACGACATTGAGAACCAATCAATATTTCAAGTTTTTCAATGTGGGCAGGAACTTTGAAATATGCTGGCATTCCTTCACCGAAACGCCCATAAGATCCTTCGCCAGTATGCTGTCCTATTGAAATTGACCAGAAACCTTCAGGACAATACAATGCCACTTTTTGTGTGTTTATATCAAGAAGGGTAAAGGTAACATCCTGCGTAAAAAAAAGTCTATATAAACCTTCAGGGGTTTCTGAAGGAACAGTTACATTTAGATGAAAAGTATCAGAATATACTGGATAAACATCAGGTTTCTTTGTAAAGAAAGGACCCCTTTCCATAATCTTTTCAAACTCTGTTTTAATCCCTTTAACATCTCTTCTGGTTTTATAGGAAATAATTTTAGGCGGCAAAAGTTCAAGATCTTTCTTGATTTTTATACATATATTCAATTTGGTATCTACACCTTTTTTATGCAAAAACAGAATTTCTCCTTTTGGTTCTTCTACACATTGAACTATCAATGGCATTGATTTACCGCTACTCTTTCCCTCTGAAAGAAGTTTTAAGGCAGTTGGCAGTCCTATGAAGGGATTATGCCATTCCCATATACCAAGATAATCAGGCATCTTTTTCCAATCGAGAGGGTCTGCTGGAAAAGTTTTTAGGGTTTTCGAAAGGGGCTGTTCTTTAATATATCTAACTGCATCTTTTATAGATTGTTCTGCAACTACAAGATGGCGCTCTTCACCTGTTAACCAGTACGCTATGGAACTGGTAAAACCTGAGTAGTTCTTATAACTTACAAAACTTGTCCGTCTATCAAAACGGTATCTCTGGTCCATAAGTTTAAGAAACGCTTCTTTTGCAAGTTCATCTTTTGTCTCAAGGTAATATTCTACTGTATTATGGCTTGTTCTATGGTCTTTATACATTGGTCCATAACTATGCTTAAACATTTTGATACCATTTTGGCTTTCTAAATCAAACATTGAATGTGTTACTTCTTTTGACATTTGCATTATATCTTCGTCCCAATCCATTATTGACAAAGTTACCAGTTCTCTTACAACTTTAGATTGGTTTACTGCTATTGCTCCCGAAGATTTCCATCTTTTTTTAACCGACTCTTTCAACATTTTTAAGAGTTCAAAAGAACGTTCGTCCCCGGCAAGATAATACTCCAGAAGCCAGCAACCAATATCGCCTCCGTTAGTAAGGTAAAGATTACCTGTTTGTCCCCACGCAAAAGGCAGTTTTCCGCCTTCTTGAGAACAAAACATAAAATGACCTCTCCTTTTCATAGGGGCGGTCTGAGAGTTATGATGTATTAAATACCAATCCCCGCTAAAGCGGCTAAATCTGTGGGCATAGTCATAATATGTCCTTTCTCCGCTTCGAGCAAAAAGTCGCCACGGTTCTCGCCTTACACTATAACGGTCTATATTACATAAAATATGGAAACGAGCCATAATACGACCACCCACACTATCATAGGACCAGGTAGGAAAATTTCCCCAGTCTATATAACCAGTATGAGGGAATGCCCGCAAAGGAAGTATAAACCTCTGCCAGTATTCAGATATAGCGTTCTCTTCTTCTGGGAACCTTTCTACATCTTTATGTAACATTGGGTACCCCATCGCCTCTGTGTTACATAACCATACAGGGTCGGCAAGAGCAAGGACTTGTCTTGCACCTGCAGTGGCTGTTTTTCTTACTAAATCCTCTTTATATTCTCCTAAGTGAGGTAGAAACCATATATCATGGGTTCTGGCTGAACCTTGAGCATTACTTTCAAATTCAGATAGTTTTTTTGCCCCCGGGCTACCCAGACC
Proteins encoded in this window:
- a CDS encoding LamG domain-containing protein; this encodes MRKNVLLMFTAILLWSLSSSAENFRISINDVSGLNTAWPIIASIPFPEGNLTDSSNIRIMSGEKEVPSQIDVTATWRDGSIRWALAGFTASPQGNYRVEFGEGIKRGRYPNPLKVTEQPNGGFEVNTGVAIYRFAKNQLLPEEGWLISGREKRQILENSGAGAYLIDNANREARVSGEASEITNEILKEGSNRLAIKRSGWYVTTSGEKLARADIWLYFTAGVPYVRITHTLIFTEDTNKVWFKDYGLEFKTPEQPKDTYFSLGEPGKKETVSRIINNSDETYILQTDYPHFAEREYQAIIGRNVNNKDTTVLEKKVAGDWGYGDYGSYGITLVMPWLAERFPKEISFGQRGARAVLWSGRSGKELDFRAKTLVKEYWQTWAEKGLGSPGAKKLSEFESNAQGSARTHDIWFLPHLGEYKEDLVRKTATAGARQVLALADPVWLCNTEAMGYPMLHKDVERFPEEENAISEYWQRFILPLRAFPHTGYIDWGNFPTWSYDSVGGRIMARFHILCNIDRYSVRREPWRLFARSGERTYYDYAHRFSRFSGDWYLIHHNSQTAPMKRRGHFMFCSQEGGKLPFAWGQTGNLYLTNGGDIGCWLLEYYLAGDERSFELLKMLKESVKKRWKSSGAIAVNQSKVVRELVTLSIMDWDEDIMQMSKEVTHSMFDLESQNGIKMFKHSYGPMYKDHRTSHNTVEYYLETKDELAKEAFLKLMDQRYRFDRRTSFVSYKNYSGFTSSIAYWLTGEERHLVVAEQSIKDAVRYIKEQPLSKTLKTFPADPLDWKKMPDYLGIWEWHNPFIGLPTALKLLSEGKSSGKSMPLIVQCVEEPKGEILFLHKKGVDTKLNICIKIKKDLELLPPKIISYKTRRDVKGIKTEFEKIMERGPFFTKKPDVYPVYSDTFHLNVTVPSETPEGLYRLFFTQDVTFTLLDINTQKVALYCPEGFWSISIGQHTGEGSYGRFGEGMPAYFKVPAHIEKLEILIGSQCRIRRPDGSVALDMSDDNIGRQNISVEGKPGVWSIEPCIYNIRGTCAPSFVRLINVEPIVSFGSASLLPEVAPEKFVKTKEEVVEFSPVEFVNGLTGRALHLSQNSKISFSRGEEVAGNEGYEFFPVKKGTIEFWFKSDRSNYETPIKHWQLIYTNFVKGPNVAVNHRYKFFPTIRNIDSVLRTEILPEKTGQFKLGFQGRCFLKRDEWVHLAFTWDVKEGEKNMDGELTTFVNGSRINFNYTHLGLNSIKNSKSFKLSKEEQNVTIGPFDGTMDLLRISDIVRYAEDFKPSKKYGLDKNTRVFFNFDGNLKGVSAFTKALVEAK